Proteins found in one Panicum hallii strain FIL2 chromosome 4, PHallii_v3.1, whole genome shotgun sequence genomic segment:
- the LOC112890987 gene encoding glycine-rich cell wall structural protein 1-like: MGGAGVLFSASFLVLVALAAVPVLANGASPEAGRVAQVQSVDGAAGRNGGYNARSVTGRKDGGGGGGGGWGSSGGTSWSYGWGWGWGTEGGGGGGGGSRGGGGGGGGGGGGGRGGGSREGGGGGGGGGGGGTRTEQQGHDGSSGTAARGGRRVTARRRRHRPSYSSSLYRVGEYARCTAPGRCRGMRLLCPMHCDGPCFYDCDANCRAHCRF; encoded by the coding sequence ATGGGTGGCGCCGGTGTGCTTTTCTCGGCGTCGTTCCTTGTGTTGGTGGCGCTGGCGGCGGTGCCCGTGCTCGCGAACGGCGCCTCGCCGGAAGCGGGCCGGGTGGCTCAGGTGCAGAGCGTAGATGGGGCTGCTGGCCGGAACGGCGGTTACAATGCCCGCAGCGTCACCGGCCGGAAGGAtggaggcggtggaggcgggGGTGGGTGGGGCAGCAGCGGTGGGACCTCGTGGAGCTACGGCTGGGGGTGGGGCTGGGGCaccgagggcggcgggggcggaggtgGGGGTagcaggggaggaggaggaggaggaggaggaggaggcggcggcggcagaggtgGGGGTAgcagggaaggaggaggaggaggaggaggaggcggcggcggcgggacaaGGACAGAGCAGCAAGGACACGATGGCAGTAGTGGgacggcagcgcgcggcgggaggagggtgacggcgcggcggcggcggcaccggccGAGCTACAGCTCGAGCCTGTACCGCGTGGGGGAGTACGCGCGGTGCACGGCGCCCGGGCGGTGCCGCGGCATGCGGCTGCTGTGCCCGATGCACTGCGACGGGCCCTGCTTCTACGACTGCGACGCCAACTGCAGGGCGCACTGCCGCTTCTAg